The following are encoded together in the Variovorax sp. PBS-H4 genome:
- the lpxA gene encoding acyl-ACP--UDP-N-acetylglucosamine O-acyltransferase produces the protein MTQVHSTAIVDAKAQLDPSVSVGPYAVIGPHVRVGAGTTIGSHCVIEGRTTIGRDNRIFQFASLGAVPQDKKYAGEPTELIIGDRNTIREFCTFNIGVPGAGGVTRVGSDNWIMAYTHIAHDCRVDDHTTLANNTTLAGHVHLADWVTVGGLTGIHQFVSVGAHAMIGFASAVAQDVPPFMLVDGNPLQVRGFNVVGLRRRNFSEARIAAVKQMHRLLYRQGRTLDDARNAIAALPAELPESVSDVALMSTFLAGATRGIVR, from the coding sequence ATGACGCAGGTTCATTCGACGGCCATCGTCGACGCAAAAGCCCAACTCGACCCGAGTGTGAGTGTCGGCCCGTACGCCGTGATCGGGCCGCATGTGCGAGTCGGCGCCGGCACCACCATCGGATCGCACTGCGTGATCGAGGGCCGCACCACCATCGGGCGCGACAACCGAATCTTCCAGTTCGCCTCGCTGGGCGCAGTTCCGCAGGACAAGAAGTATGCGGGCGAGCCAACCGAGCTGATCATCGGCGACCGCAACACCATTCGCGAGTTCTGCACCTTCAACATCGGGGTACCGGGTGCGGGCGGCGTTACCCGCGTGGGCAGCGACAACTGGATCATGGCCTACACGCACATTGCGCACGATTGCCGGGTCGACGATCACACCACACTGGCCAACAACACCACGCTGGCCGGCCATGTGCACCTGGCCGATTGGGTAACGGTAGGAGGGCTGACGGGCATCCATCAGTTCGTCTCCGTAGGCGCCCATGCAATGATCGGCTTTGCCAGCGCAGTCGCGCAAGACGTTCCGCCGTTCATGCTGGTCGACGGCAATCCGCTGCAGGTGCGAGGTTTCAACGTTGTAGGTCTGCGCCGGCGCAATTTTTCCGAAGCGCGGATTGCGGCTGTCAAGCAGATGCACCGCCTGCTGTACCGGCAGGGCAGGACGCTCGACGATGCGCGCAACGCCATCGCGGCGCTGCCTGCCGAGCTGCCCGAATCGGTGTCCGACGTTGCCCTGATGAGCACCTTCCTTGCCGGCGCGACGCGCGGCATCGTGCGCTGA
- a CDS encoding TrmH family RNA methyltransferase: MTAAEPSHVTSRDNPLLKDLRKLAHEPGGYRKSSRVWLEGDHLCRAARERGVRAAIAVFTESAWATARYEWAGAADKTVVVADALLAGVSALESPAAMGFVLDLPPPTSIAPEAATVVLDRLQDAGNVGSILRSAAAFGFAQVIALKGTAALWSPKVLRAGMGAHFGLRLVEGVELEALGALAVPWIATSSHHGEWLHRARLPNPCAWLMGHEGQGLSEALEARASLRVRIAQPGGEESLNVAAAAAICLHASAAAGEG, encoded by the coding sequence ATGACAGCGGCCGAACCGAGCCACGTCACCTCGCGGGACAACCCGCTCCTCAAGGACTTGCGCAAACTGGCTCACGAGCCCGGGGGCTATCGCAAGTCGAGCCGCGTTTGGCTGGAAGGCGACCACCTGTGCCGGGCCGCGCGCGAGCGCGGCGTGCGGGCCGCCATCGCCGTTTTTACCGAGTCTGCTTGGGCAACTGCTCGTTACGAATGGGCTGGCGCCGCAGACAAGACCGTGGTGGTCGCCGACGCACTGCTCGCGGGGGTGAGTGCGCTGGAGTCGCCCGCAGCGATGGGCTTCGTGCTCGACCTGCCGCCGCCGACGTCGATCGCCCCGGAAGCAGCGACCGTGGTGCTCGACCGGCTGCAGGACGCCGGCAATGTGGGCTCCATCCTGCGCAGCGCGGCTGCCTTCGGTTTCGCCCAGGTGATTGCGCTGAAGGGCACGGCCGCATTGTGGTCGCCCAAGGTGCTGCGCGCCGGCATGGGCGCGCATTTCGGGTTGCGACTGGTCGAAGGGGTGGAGCTGGAGGCGCTGGGTGCACTGGCGGTCCCCTGGATCGCGACCAGCTCGCACCACGGAGAATGGCTGCACCGGGCCCGCCTGCCGAATCCATGCGCCTGGCTGATGGGCCACGAAGGGCAGGGGCTGTCGGAGGCACTGGAGGCGCGCGCAAGCCTGCGGGTGCGCATTGCGCAGCCTGGGGGCGAGGAGTCGCTCAACGTGGCGGCGGCGGCGGCCATTTGCCTGCACGCGAGCGCCGCAGCTGGAGAAGGGTAA
- the rnhB gene encoding ribonuclease HII, which yields MRSRKLLKAEQARLAWDAPGLVAGVDEAGRGPLAGPVVAAAVILDDQRRIRGLADSKTLTALQRERLNDQILAKALCCSVAQASVEEIEEHNILGATMLAMKRAVEGLRLKPAKVLVDGNRLPRLDVLAEAVVGGDAIVKSISAASILAKVHRDRLCEQLHAEFPHYGFAAHKGYSTPEHLEALLRHGACVHHRRSFSPVAAVLARTACEEIPLGTAAGELLIETLQVETIQVELRPAP from the coding sequence ATGCGATCCAGAAAGTTATTGAAGGCTGAGCAGGCCAGGCTGGCGTGGGATGCGCCAGGGTTGGTAGCCGGTGTCGACGAGGCCGGCCGCGGCCCGCTGGCCGGGCCGGTCGTGGCTGCGGCAGTGATCCTGGACGACCAGCGGCGCATCCGCGGCTTGGCCGATTCGAAGACCCTTACCGCACTTCAGCGCGAGCGACTCAACGACCAGATCCTCGCCAAGGCCCTGTGCTGTTCGGTGGCCCAGGCGAGCGTCGAGGAGATCGAAGAGCACAACATTCTTGGCGCCACCATGCTTGCAATGAAGCGGGCGGTCGAGGGGCTGCGTCTCAAGCCGGCCAAGGTGCTGGTCGATGGCAATCGTTTGCCCAGGCTGGATGTGCTGGCAGAGGCGGTCGTGGGCGGCGATGCCATCGTGAAATCGATCTCGGCTGCCTCGATCCTGGCCAAGGTGCATCGCGACCGGCTGTGCGAGCAGTTGCATGCCGAGTTCCCTCACTACGGGTTTGCCGCGCACAAGGGCTACAGCACGCCCGAACACCTCGAGGCGCTCCTGCGACATGGTGCTTGCGTGCATCATCGCCGCTCGTTCAGTCCCGTGGCCGCGGTGCTGGCGCGCACCGCTTGCGAGGAGATCCCGCTCGGAACCGCGGCAGGCGAGCTTCTCATCGAGACCTTGCAGGTCGAGACGATCCAGGTCGAGCTGCGCCCCGCGCCATGA
- the lpxB gene encoding lipid-A-disaccharide synthase, whose amino-acid sequence MQDVQWRFALVAGEASGDLLAGLLLDGLKTRWPDMGSVGIGGPQMVKRGFETWWPQEKLAVRGYVEVLRHYAEISGIRRQLRARLLREGAEVFIGVDAPDFNLDLEASLRERGMKTAHFVCPSIWAWRPERVEKLRSAADHVLCIFPFEPALLAEHGIDASYVGHPIADVIPMVPDRAAARSALGLDADAPVVALLPGSRRSELRYLADRFLAAAALMQQARPELRFILPALPSLHGEVEHLLAASAMKGRVLLLDGRSHAALAACDVTLIASGTATLEAALFKRPMVIAYNMNPMSWALMRRKQLQPWVGLPNILCSDFVVPELIQEAATPQALADATLAWLASPDKVHALQQRFSALHAELQRDTPTLCADAIQKVIEG is encoded by the coding sequence GTGCAGGACGTGCAGTGGCGGTTTGCCCTCGTCGCGGGAGAGGCTTCGGGTGACCTGCTCGCCGGCCTGTTGCTGGACGGCCTGAAGACCCGCTGGCCCGACATGGGCTCAGTCGGCATCGGCGGTCCGCAGATGGTGAAGCGTGGCTTCGAGACCTGGTGGCCGCAGGAAAAGCTCGCGGTGCGCGGCTACGTCGAAGTGTTGCGCCACTACGCCGAAATTTCCGGTATTCGTCGGCAACTCAGGGCGCGGCTGCTGCGCGAGGGGGCCGAGGTCTTCATCGGCGTCGATGCGCCGGATTTCAACCTCGATCTCGAAGCTTCGCTGCGCGAGCGCGGCATGAAGACGGCCCATTTCGTCTGCCCTTCGATCTGGGCGTGGCGACCGGAGCGCGTTGAAAAGCTGCGATCGGCAGCCGACCACGTGCTGTGCATCTTTCCCTTCGAGCCTGCCTTGCTCGCCGAGCATGGCATCGACGCCAGCTATGTCGGCCATCCGATCGCTGACGTCATCCCGATGGTTCCCGACCGGGCGGCGGCTCGCTCGGCGCTCGGCCTGGACGCGGACGCGCCGGTGGTGGCCTTGCTGCCTGGCAGTCGGCGTTCCGAGCTGCGCTACCTGGCTGATCGCTTCTTAGCCGCGGCCGCACTGATGCAGCAGGCCCGGCCCGAGCTGCGTTTCATCCTTCCTGCGCTGCCCAGCCTGCACGGCGAGGTCGAGCATCTTCTGGCGGCGAGCGCCATGAAGGGACGCGTCCTGCTGCTCGACGGCCGCTCCCACGCCGCGCTTGCCGCCTGCGACGTGACGTTGATTGCCAGCGGGACCGCCACGCTCGAGGCCGCGCTCTTCAAAAGACCCATGGTCATTGCCTACAACATGAACCCGATGTCGTGGGCCCTCATGCGCCGCAAGCAACTGCAGCCCTGGGTCGGTCTGCCCAATATCCTGTGCAGCGATTTCGTCGTACCCGAGTTGATCCAGGAGGCGGCCACGCCGCAGGCCCTGGCGGACGCGACGCTGGCCTGGCTGGCCTCGCCTGACAAGGTTCACGCCTTGCAACAACGTTTTTCCGCGCTGCACGCCGAATTGCAGCGGGATACGCCGACACTGTGCGCCGATGCGATCCAGAAAGTTATTGAAGGCTGA
- a CDS encoding OmpH family outer membrane protein: MTPLLRAAGALLIPAFALVGTPAHAQETFRIGFVNPDRVLREAQPAKAAQAKLESEFLKREKELQTQGEALKAASERFEREAPTMSESQRTSRQRALVDQDRDFQRRRREFQEDLNARKNEELQQVYERANRVVKQVAEAEKYDAILQEAIYINPKHDITEKVIKALNASVGNGK, translated from the coding sequence ATGACTCCCTTGCTTCGTGCCGCCGGTGCGCTGCTGATCCCCGCTTTTGCACTCGTGGGCACGCCCGCGCACGCCCAGGAAACCTTCCGCATCGGCTTCGTTAACCCCGATCGCGTGCTGCGCGAGGCGCAACCTGCCAAGGCGGCCCAGGCGAAGCTCGAATCGGAATTCCTGAAGCGCGAGAAGGAACTGCAGACCCAGGGCGAGGCTCTCAAGGCCGCGTCCGAGAGGTTCGAGCGCGAAGCGCCGACCATGTCGGAGAGCCAACGCACCTCTCGCCAGCGCGCCCTGGTCGACCAGGACCGCGACTTCCAGCGGCGCCGCCGCGAATTCCAGGAAGACCTCAACGCTCGCAAGAACGAAGAGTTGCAGCAAGTCTACGAGCGCGCCAACCGCGTGGTGAAGCAGGTGGCCGAGGCCGAGAAGTACGACGCGATCCTGCAGGAAGCGATCTACATCAATCCCAAGCACGACATCACCGAAAAGGTGATCAAGGCGCTGAACGCGTCCGTTGGCAACGGCAAGTGA
- the fabZ gene encoding 3-hydroxyacyl-ACP dehydratase FabZ: MKLDIHQILKLLPHRYPFLLVDRVLEMEKGKRITALKNVTMNEPFFNGHFPHRPVMPGVLMLEAMAQAAALLSFHSLDIVPDDNTVYYFAAIDGARFKRPVEPGDQLTLEVEIERMKAGISKFKGRALVGSELACEASLMCAMRQIS, encoded by the coding sequence ATGAAGCTCGACATCCATCAGATCCTCAAACTACTGCCTCACCGCTACCCCTTCCTGCTGGTGGACCGCGTGCTCGAGATGGAAAAGGGCAAGCGCATTACTGCGCTCAAGAACGTGACCATGAACGAGCCCTTCTTCAATGGCCACTTTCCGCATCGTCCGGTGATGCCAGGCGTGTTGATGCTCGAAGCGATGGCGCAGGCGGCGGCGCTGCTGTCCTTCCATTCGCTGGACATCGTTCCTGACGACAACACCGTGTACTACTTCGCGGCCATTGACGGCGCACGCTTCAAGCGTCCTGTGGAGCCTGGCGACCAATTGACGCTCGAGGTTGAGATCGAGCGCATGAAGGCGGGCATTTCGAAGTTCAAGGGACGCGCACTGGTCGGCAGCGAACTGGCCTGCGAAGCCAGCCTGATGTGCGCCATGCGCCAGATCAGCTGA
- the carB gene encoding carbamoyl-phosphate synthase large subunit produces the protein MPKRNDLKSILIIGAGPIIIGQACEFDYSGVQACKALREEGYKVILINSNPATIMTDPATADVTYIEPITWPTVEKIIAKERPDAILPTMGGQTALNCALDLWRNGVLDKYKVELIGATPEAIDKAEDRLKFKDAMTKIGLGSARSGIAHSLEEAWAVQKTVGFPVVIRPSFTLGGTGGGIAYNPEEFETICKRGLEASPTNELLIEESLLGWKEYEMEVVRDKADNCIIVCSIENLDPMGVHTGDSITVAPAQTLSDKEYQILRNASLAVLREIGVDTGGSNVQFSINPKDGRMVVIEMNPRVSRSSALASKATGFPIAKVAAKLAVGYTLDELRNEITGGATPASFEPSIDYVVTKIPRFAFEKFPQADSRLTTQMKSVGEVMAMGRTFQESFQKALRGLEVGVDGLNEKTQDREVLEKELGEPGPDRIWYVGDAFAMGLSVDEVHALTKIDPWFLVQIEEIVKIELELETKSLDDIDRDTLLALKKKGFSDRRLARQLKTTDTAIREKRRALGVRPVYKRVDTCAAEFATNTAYMYSTYEDECEAEPSSRKKIMVLGGGPNRIGQGIEFDYCCVHAALAMREDGYETIMVNCNPETVSTDYDTSDRLYFEPLTLEDVLEIVDKEKPTGVIVQYGGQTPLKLALDLEANGVPIIGTSPDMIDAAEDRERFQKLLHELKLRQPPNATARTEAEALEKAQQLGYPLVVRPSYVLGGRAMEIVHEQRDLERYMREAVKVSNDSPVLLDRFLNDAVECDVDCLRDADGATLIGGVMEHIEQAGVHSGDSACSLPPYSLKPETVAELKRQSAAMAQALNVVGLMNVQFAIQEKDGQDVIYVLEVNPRASRTVPYVSKATGIQLAKVAARCMAGQSLASQGVTKEITPPYFSVKEAVFPFVKFPGVDTILGPEMKSTGEVMGVGKTFGEAFVKSQLGAGTHLPKSGRVFISVKNNDKPRAVEVARGLVALGFELIATKGTAAAINTAGIACATVNKVTEGRPHIVDMIKNNEIALVINTVEERRNAITDSRQIRTSALLARVTTFTTIFGAEAAVEGMRHMEALDVISVQEMHAQLALT, from the coding sequence ATGCCTAAGCGCAACGACCTCAAGAGCATCCTCATCATCGGCGCGGGGCCCATCATCATCGGCCAGGCCTGCGAGTTCGACTATTCCGGCGTACAGGCCTGCAAGGCGCTGCGCGAGGAGGGCTACAAGGTCATCCTGATCAACAGCAATCCCGCCACGATCATGACCGATCCGGCCACGGCCGACGTGACCTACATCGAGCCCATTACCTGGCCCACGGTCGAGAAAATCATCGCCAAGGAGCGGCCCGATGCCATCCTGCCGACCATGGGCGGCCAGACCGCGCTGAACTGCGCACTCGACCTTTGGCGCAACGGCGTGCTCGACAAGTACAAGGTCGAGCTGATCGGCGCCACGCCCGAAGCCATCGACAAGGCCGAGGACCGCCTGAAGTTCAAGGACGCGATGACCAAGATCGGCCTGGGCTCGGCTCGCTCTGGCATCGCGCACTCGCTCGAAGAGGCCTGGGCGGTGCAGAAGACCGTGGGCTTCCCCGTTGTGATCCGGCCCAGCTTCACGCTCGGTGGCACCGGCGGCGGCATTGCCTACAACCCGGAGGAGTTCGAGACCATCTGCAAGCGCGGCCTGGAAGCCTCGCCGACCAACGAGCTGCTGATCGAGGAATCGCTGCTCGGCTGGAAGGAATACGAGATGGAGGTGGTGCGCGACAAGGCGGACAACTGCATCATCGTGTGCTCGATCGAGAACCTCGACCCGATGGGCGTGCACACGGGCGACTCGATCACCGTCGCGCCGGCGCAGACCTTGTCGGACAAGGAGTACCAGATCCTGCGCAACGCCTCGTTGGCCGTGCTGCGCGAGATCGGCGTCGACACCGGTGGCTCCAACGTGCAGTTCTCGATCAACCCGAAGGACGGCCGCATGGTCGTGATCGAGATGAACCCGCGCGTCTCGCGTTCCTCGGCGCTGGCGTCCAAGGCCACCGGTTTTCCGATCGCCAAGGTGGCGGCCAAGCTGGCTGTGGGGTACACGCTCGATGAGCTGCGCAACGAGATTACCGGTGGTGCCACGCCGGCGAGCTTCGAGCCCAGTATCGACTACGTAGTCACCAAGATTCCGCGTTTCGCTTTCGAAAAATTCCCCCAGGCGGATTCGCGCCTGACCACGCAGATGAAGTCGGTGGGCGAGGTGATGGCCATGGGCCGCACCTTTCAGGAGTCGTTCCAGAAGGCGCTGCGCGGGCTCGAGGTCGGCGTGGACGGCCTCAACGAGAAAACGCAGGACCGCGAGGTACTCGAGAAGGAGCTGGGCGAGCCCGGCCCCGATCGCATCTGGTATGTGGGCGACGCATTCGCCATGGGCCTCTCGGTCGACGAGGTGCACGCGCTCACGAAGATAGACCCGTGGTTCCTGGTGCAGATCGAGGAGATCGTGAAGATCGAGCTTGAGCTGGAAACCAAGTCGCTCGACGACATCGACCGAGACACGCTGCTGGCCCTCAAGAAGAAGGGCTTCTCCGACCGCCGCCTGGCACGTCAGCTGAAGACCACCGACACCGCGATCCGCGAGAAGCGCCGTGCGCTCGGCGTGCGCCCGGTGTACAAGCGCGTGGACACCTGCGCAGCCGAGTTCGCGACCAACACCGCCTACATGTATTCGACGTATGAGGACGAATGCGAGGCGGAGCCGAGCAGCCGGAAGAAGATCATGGTGCTCGGTGGCGGCCCGAATCGTATCGGCCAAGGCATCGAGTTCGACTACTGCTGCGTGCATGCCGCGCTCGCAATGCGCGAAGACGGCTATGAGACCATCATGGTCAACTGCAATCCGGAAACCGTCTCGACCGACTACGACACCAGTGACCGGCTGTACTTCGAGCCGCTCACCCTGGAGGACGTTCTCGAGATCGTCGACAAGGAGAAGCCCACCGGTGTGATCGTGCAGTACGGCGGCCAGACGCCGCTGAAGCTCGCGCTCGATCTCGAGGCCAACGGCGTGCCGATCATCGGCACCAGCCCCGACATGATCGACGCGGCCGAGGATCGCGAACGTTTCCAGAAACTGCTCCACGAGCTGAAGCTGCGCCAGCCGCCGAATGCGACCGCGCGCACGGAGGCCGAGGCGCTGGAGAAGGCCCAGCAGCTGGGCTACCCGCTGGTGGTGCGCCCGAGCTATGTGCTCGGCGGCCGCGCGATGGAAATCGTGCACGAGCAGCGCGACCTCGAACGCTACATGCGCGAGGCGGTGAAGGTCAGCAACGATTCACCGGTGCTGTTGGACCGCTTCCTCAACGACGCGGTCGAATGCGACGTCGACTGCCTGCGCGATGCCGACGGCGCCACGCTCATCGGCGGCGTGATGGAGCACATCGAGCAGGCGGGAGTGCACTCGGGCGACTCCGCCTGCTCGCTGCCCCCCTACAGCCTCAAGCCCGAGACCGTGGCGGAGCTGAAGCGCCAGAGCGCGGCCATGGCCCAGGCGCTCAACGTGGTGGGCCTGATGAACGTGCAGTTCGCGATCCAGGAGAAGGATGGCCAGGACGTGATCTACGTGCTGGAGGTCAATCCGCGCGCTTCGCGCACTGTGCCTTACGTGAGCAAGGCCACCGGCATCCAGCTCGCCAAGGTGGCGGCGCGCTGCATGGCCGGCCAGTCGCTGGCCTCGCAAGGCGTGACGAAGGAGATCACGCCGCCATACTTCAGCGTGAAAGAAGCGGTTTTCCCCTTCGTCAAGTTCCCTGGCGTGGACACCATCCTCGGTCCCGAGATGAAGTCCACCGGCGAGGTGATGGGTGTGGGCAAGACCTTTGGCGAGGCCTTCGTCAAGTCGCAGTTGGGCGCGGGCACGCACCTGCCGAAATCAGGCCGGGTCTTCATCTCTGTCAAGAACAACGACAAGCCGCGCGCGGTCGAGGTCGCCCGGGGCCTGGTCGCGCTGGGCTTCGAGCTGATCGCGACCAAGGGCACGGCCGCCGCCATCAACACCGCCGGCATTGCCTGTGCCACGGTCAACAAGGTGACGGAGGGCCGCCCTCATATCGTGGACATGATCAAGAACAACGAGATCGCCCTCGTCATCAACACGGTGGAAGAGCGCCGCAACGCCATCACCGATTCGCGCCAGATCCGCACCTCGGCCCTGCTGGCTCGCGTGACAACCTTCACCACCATCTTCGGCGCCGAGGCGGCCGTGGAGGGCATGCGCCACATGGAGGCCCTGGACGTGATCTCCGTCCAGGAGATGCACGCGCAGCTTGCGCTGACCTGA
- the lpxD gene encoding UDP-3-O-(3-hydroxymyristoyl)glucosamine N-acyltransferase has protein sequence MALRLGAIVEALGGELQGDPALSIERLAPLATAQADALSFLSHAKYQKELAASKAGCVIVSPAMREAAARRGAFIVAPDPYLYFARLTQLWKQSHAKPDGARIHPSAVIDPDAHIDPSARIGALCVVERGARIGAQSVLESRVTVSEDCIVGARCLLHPGVVIGADGFGLAPHQGAWVKIEQLGAVRIGDDVEIGANTCIDRGALEDTIIEDGVKLDNLIQIGHNVRVGRNTAMAGCVGVAGSADIGANCTIGGGAIVLGHLKMADGVHISAATVVTRSILKPGQYTGVFPIDDNAAWERNAATLKQLHTLRERLKALEKSAMQDKPS, from the coding sequence GTGGCACTGCGGCTAGGCGCAATCGTTGAGGCCCTCGGCGGGGAACTGCAGGGTGATCCTGCGTTGTCGATCGAGCGACTCGCACCGCTCGCGACTGCGCAGGCGGATGCGCTCAGCTTTCTGAGCCACGCCAAATACCAGAAAGAGCTTGCGGCCTCGAAGGCCGGCTGCGTGATTGTCTCGCCCGCGATGCGTGAGGCCGCAGCACGGCGTGGTGCGTTCATCGTGGCGCCTGATCCCTACCTCTACTTCGCCCGTTTGACGCAATTGTGGAAGCAGTCCCATGCCAAACCCGATGGTGCGCGCATCCACCCCAGCGCGGTGATCGATCCTGATGCGCACATCGACCCCAGTGCCCGCATCGGAGCGCTATGTGTGGTCGAGCGGGGTGCGCGCATCGGTGCGCAGAGCGTGCTGGAGTCAAGGGTGACGGTGAGTGAGGACTGCATCGTCGGCGCACGCTGCCTGCTGCACCCCGGCGTGGTGATCGGTGCCGACGGCTTCGGGCTTGCGCCGCACCAGGGCGCCTGGGTCAAGATCGAGCAGCTTGGCGCGGTGCGCATCGGCGACGACGTGGAAATCGGTGCGAACACCTGCATCGACCGCGGTGCGCTCGAGGACACGATCATCGAGGATGGGGTCAAGCTCGACAACCTGATCCAGATCGGCCACAACGTGCGCGTGGGCCGGAACACCGCCATGGCCGGTTGTGTGGGCGTGGCGGGCAGCGCCGACATCGGCGCGAATTGCACCATCGGCGGCGGCGCGATCGTGCTGGGGCATCTGAAGATGGCGGACGGAGTCCACATCTCGGCAGCGACGGTGGTCACGCGCTCCATTCTCAAACCGGGCCAGTACACGGGCGTGTTTCCCATCGACGACAATGCCGCCTGGGAGAGAAACGCCGCCACCCTCAAACAGCTGCACACCCTGCGGGAGCGCCTCAAGGCGTTGGAAAAATCGGCGATGCAGGACAAGCCATCATGA
- the carA gene encoding glutamine-hydrolyzing carbamoyl-phosphate synthase small subunit, whose protein sequence is MLLSLKGNFPPAILALADGTVFLGNSIGAQGATTGEVVFNTAMTGYQEILTDPSYCQQIVTLTYPHIGNYGVNEEDIEADKIHAAGLIVKDLPLLASNFRKSATLAEYLARGKTVAIANIDTRKLTRHLRTHGAQNGSILGLAPGESISQALIDKAVSAAKAAPSMSGLDLAKVVSVQETYEWTETEWKLVHVDGKPGYGVQITPKFHVVAYDYGVKKNILRMIAQRGARITVVPAQTPAADVLKLRPDGIFLANGPGDPEPCDYAIAATRKLIETGIPVFGICLGHQIMALASGAKTFKMKFGHHGANHPVKDLDNARVSITSQNHGFAVDEKTLPANLRPTHVSLFDGTLQGLARTDKPAFCFQGHPEASPGPHDIGYLFDRFTALMQSHKEGQANA, encoded by the coding sequence GTGCTTTTGTCTCTCAAGGGAAATTTCCCGCCCGCCATCCTGGCGCTTGCAGACGGCACGGTCTTTCTCGGCAACTCGATCGGCGCGCAAGGCGCCACCACCGGCGAAGTGGTGTTCAACACCGCAATGACCGGATATCAGGAAATCCTGACCGACCCCAGCTATTGCCAGCAGATCGTGACGCTCACGTATCCGCACATCGGCAACTATGGCGTCAACGAGGAAGACATCGAGGCCGACAAGATCCATGCCGCGGGCCTGATCGTCAAGGACCTGCCGCTTCTGGCTTCCAACTTCCGCAAGAGCGCCACGCTGGCAGAGTACCTCGCCCGCGGCAAGACGGTCGCCATCGCGAACATCGATACCCGCAAGCTCACCCGCCATCTGCGCACTCACGGCGCGCAGAACGGCTCCATCCTTGGCCTTGCCCCGGGCGAGAGCATTTCGCAGGCCTTGATCGACAAAGCCGTCTCCGCCGCCAAGGCCGCGCCCAGCATGTCCGGCCTCGACTTGGCCAAGGTGGTGTCGGTCCAGGAAACCTACGAATGGACCGAGACCGAATGGAAACTCGTCCATGTGGACGGCAAGCCCGGCTACGGCGTGCAGATCACGCCGAAGTTCCACGTCGTGGCCTATGACTACGGCGTCAAGAAAAACATCCTGCGCATGATTGCGCAGCGCGGCGCCCGCATCACCGTCGTGCCGGCGCAGACGCCTGCGGCAGACGTCCTCAAGCTGCGTCCGGACGGCATCTTTCTGGCCAATGGCCCCGGCGATCCGGAACCGTGTGACTACGCCATAGCGGCCACGCGCAAACTGATCGAGACTGGCATCCCGGTCTTCGGCATCTGCCTGGGCCACCAGATCATGGCCCTGGCTTCGGGCGCCAAGACCTTCAAGATGAAGTTCGGCCATCACGGCGCCAACCACCCGGTCAAGGACCTCGACAACGCGCGCGTGAGCATCACCAGTCAGAACCACGGCTTCGCGGTCGACGAGAAGACGCTCCCGGCCAACCTGCGTCCCACCCACGTCAGCCTCTTCGATGGCACCTTGCAGGGTCTCGCGCGCACCGACAAGCCTGCCTTCTGCTTCCAGGGGCATCCCGAGGCTTCGCCGGGCCCGCACGACATCGGCTACCTGTTCGACCGTTTCACGGCGCTCATGCAAAGTCACAAGGAAGGGCAGGCAAATGCCTAA